In one window of Halopiger aswanensis DNA:
- a CDS encoding cryptochrome/photolyase family protein: MQLHWHRRDLRVTDNPALAGDDRLLPVFVHDPAIFTYGAPPVVAFLLDALDSLREQYRERGGELLLARGDPRAVLPDLAAACDADTVTWNRDYSGLAGERDRAVAAALADAGVSVDVERSGGTLLHEPEQVTTNDGSHHSDFSDFWREWRNREKAGPVAAPVRGDVVDPRDSLDEEWLGEASETAGALPSLADLGFDDPEADVQPAGTDVAYDLLDDFREDTIYRYGDDREYPARESTSRLSPHLKFGTIGVRTVWQATEDAAAAASNGDARESVEAFRRRLAWREFYAHVLDARPDVVTENYREYPDEIRWRDDPEGLRAWKDGETGYPLVDAGMRQLRAEAWVHNRVRMVAASFLTKDLLIDWREGYDWYRRKLVDHDTAHAAGGWQWAASTGANAQPDFRVLDPTTQAEEYDPDGEYVREHVPELRDAPTDAIHEWPTLDDETRAAIAPDYPAPIVELGEYRDRAIGAFEAARGDG, translated from the coding sequence CTGCAACTCCACTGGCACCGCCGGGACCTTCGTGTGACCGACAACCCGGCGCTGGCGGGCGACGATCGTCTACTCCCGGTGTTCGTCCACGATCCCGCGATATTCACCTACGGCGCGCCGCCCGTGGTGGCGTTCCTGCTCGATGCGCTCGACTCGTTGCGCGAGCAGTACCGCGAGCGTGGCGGCGAACTGCTCCTCGCTCGCGGCGACCCACGGGCGGTGCTTCCCGACCTCGCCGCGGCCTGCGACGCCGATACGGTCACTTGGAACCGCGACTACTCCGGATTGGCGGGTGAACGCGACCGTGCGGTCGCGGCGGCGCTCGCCGACGCCGGCGTCAGCGTCGACGTCGAGCGGTCCGGCGGCACGCTCCTTCACGAACCAGAGCAGGTTACGACGAACGACGGGAGCCACCACTCCGACTTCTCGGACTTCTGGCGGGAGTGGCGCAACCGGGAGAAGGCCGGCCCCGTCGCCGCGCCAGTTCGCGGTGACGTCGTCGATCCTCGCGACAGCCTCGACGAGGAGTGGCTCGGCGAGGCCTCCGAGACCGCCGGCGCGCTCCCGTCACTCGCCGACCTGGGCTTCGACGATCCCGAAGCCGACGTGCAGCCAGCGGGCACCGACGTCGCCTACGACCTACTCGACGACTTCCGCGAGGACACGATTTACCGCTACGGGGACGACCGCGAGTACCCCGCCCGGGAGTCGACCTCGCGCCTCTCGCCGCACCTGAAGTTCGGGACAATCGGCGTCCGGACGGTCTGGCAAGCCACCGAGGACGCGGCAGCCGCCGCCAGCAACGGGGACGCCCGGGAGTCGGTCGAGGCGTTCCGGCGACGGCTCGCCTGGCGGGAGTTCTACGCGCACGTCCTCGACGCGCGTCCCGACGTCGTTACCGAGAACTACCGCGAGTACCCGGACGAAATCCGGTGGCGCGACGATCCCGAGGGACTTCGGGCGTGGAAGGACGGCGAGACGGGATATCCGCTCGTCGACGCCGGGATGCGGCAGTTGCGCGCCGAGGCGTGGGTTCACAATCGCGTCCGGATGGTGGCCGCCTCGTTCCTCACGAAGGATCTGCTGATAGACTGGCGCGAGGGGTACGACTGGTATCGCCGAAAGCTCGTGGACCACGACACCGCCCACGCCGCCGGCGGCTGGCAGTGGGCCGCCTCGACGGGAGCGAACGCCCAGCCGGATTTCCGCGTCCTCGACCCCACAACACAGGCCGAGGAGTACGACCCAGACGGCGAGTACGTCAGGGAACACGTCCCCGAACTCCGGGATGCACCGACCGACGCTATCCACGAGTGGCCCACGCTGGACGACGAGACACGCGCCGCTATTGCGCCCGACTACCCCGCTCCCATCGTCGAGCTCGGCGAGTACCGCGATCGCGCAATCGGGGCGTTCGAGGCCGCGCGCGGCGACGGCTGA
- a CDS encoding DUF4397 domain-containing protein codes for MTGNGVSRRRTIQIGGGLVVVSGVGGTTAASSDHETNDQPTDTGFRTRVAHLSPDAPSVDVYVDGERVREGIPYGTVTDYRDLAPGTYRIQIVPAGDDPAEAVLEETVEAGVDPTLDGLLAVLGEVAAENQPLEALFLDDDNSPVDPGTARVRVVHASPDAPAVDVVAGENEDALFENVAFGESGYTEVPEGEYPLVIYPTGDRETSVFEIDVSLAGGTVYSAFAIGYLETEGAPADEPFGILLTEDALPDEKDHEKDEKERKAT; via the coding sequence ATGACTGGAAATGGCGTGAGCCGACGACGAACTATACAGATCGGTGGCGGCCTCGTGGTGGTCAGCGGCGTCGGAGGTACTACGGCCGCCTCGAGCGACCACGAAACGAACGACCAGCCAACCGATACTGGCTTCCGGACTCGAGTTGCACACCTCTCACCTGACGCACCCAGCGTCGACGTCTACGTCGACGGAGAGCGGGTCCGCGAGGGCATCCCATACGGGACGGTCACCGACTACCGCGACCTCGCACCTGGCACGTACAGGATTCAGATCGTTCCCGCCGGTGACGATCCGGCCGAAGCAGTGCTCGAGGAGACCGTCGAGGCCGGCGTGGACCCCACCCTCGACGGACTCCTCGCAGTGCTCGGCGAAGTGGCCGCCGAAAACCAGCCCCTCGAGGCGCTGTTCCTCGACGACGACAACAGCCCGGTCGATCCGGGTACCGCTCGCGTTCGCGTCGTCCACGCCTCACCCGATGCGCCTGCGGTGGACGTCGTTGCCGGTGAAAACGAGGACGCGCTGTTCGAGAACGTCGCGTTCGGTGAATCCGGCTACACCGAGGTCCCGGAGGGCGAGTATCCACTCGTCATCTATCCAACGGGTGATCGAGAGACCAGCGTCTTCGAAATCGACGTTTCACTCGCCGGAGGAACCGTCTACTCCGCGTTCGCGATTGGCTACCTCGAGACGGAGGGGGCACCCGCCGATGAGCCGTTCGGGATCCTTCTCACGGAGGATGCCCTCCCGGACGAGAAAGACCACGAGAAGGACGAAAAAGAGAGAAAGGCTACGTGA
- a CDS encoding DUF1214 domain-containing protein, which produces MSNETHHTTPEPDSKPLQATRRTALRGAGLAGLLALGGGSATAQTDPPRPNALEDQNEPLESDETVPVTWENYPRANCHVVFQSIVDAGGFGQFYHRRNVSPIEEQVAIGEDRDVLASFGVFDLTEPVTITLPNSGDRYRSMNVQNEDQYVKMFATDPGEYTITQELVGTRYAGVVIRAFVDPTDPDDLEQARQLQDETDAEQSSAGTFEIPNWDLRSHEQLTDALVTVGLTFDDYSGAYGDVDEVDPVKHFIASTAGWTGVPNPSEAFVLQRTPAQNDGTTPHTLTVEDVPVDGFWSISVYNSDFYFEENEYDAYTVSNATAEPNDDGSITIHFGGDPDKPNFLYTPAGWNYTVRLYQPREPILDGSYQFPEAEPLE; this is translated from the coding sequence ATGAGCAACGAAACACACCACACGACGCCAGAACCGGACTCCAAACCGCTTCAAGCAACCCGGCGAACCGCACTTCGCGGGGCGGGCCTCGCCGGACTGCTCGCGCTGGGTGGTGGCAGTGCCACTGCCCAGACGGATCCCCCGAGGCCTAACGCCTTAGAGGACCAGAACGAGCCGTTAGAAAGTGACGAGACAGTCCCAGTAACGTGGGAGAACTACCCGCGCGCCAACTGTCATGTCGTGTTCCAGTCAATCGTCGACGCTGGCGGGTTCGGACAGTTCTACCATCGCAGAAATGTCTCTCCCATCGAAGAGCAGGTTGCTATCGGGGAGGACCGGGACGTGCTCGCCTCGTTCGGTGTCTTCGATCTGACCGAGCCGGTCACCATCACGCTCCCAAACAGCGGTGACCGATACCGGTCGATGAACGTCCAGAACGAGGACCAGTACGTGAAGATGTTCGCCACCGACCCCGGCGAGTACACGATAACCCAAGAGCTCGTCGGCACCCGGTATGCTGGCGTCGTGATTCGTGCGTTCGTCGACCCGACCGATCCAGACGATCTGGAACAAGCCCGGCAACTCCAAGACGAGACCGACGCGGAGCAATCGTCGGCTGGCACGTTCGAGATACCCAACTGGGATCTGCGATCACACGAACAACTCACCGACGCGCTCGTAACGGTTGGACTCACATTTGACGACTACTCGGGCGCGTATGGCGACGTCGATGAGGTCGACCCAGTGAAGCATTTCATCGCCAGTACGGCAGGGTGGACCGGCGTTCCGAACCCATCAGAAGCGTTCGTTCTTCAACGGACTCCCGCCCAGAATGACGGCACGACGCCACACACACTTACCGTCGAGGACGTCCCCGTCGACGGGTTCTGGTCGATCAGCGTCTACAACAGCGACTTCTACTTCGAGGAGAACGAGTACGATGCCTATACTGTGAGTAACGCGACCGCAGAGCCAAACGACGACGGCAGTATCACGATTCACTTCGGTGGTGACCCAGACAAGCCGAACTTCCTCTATACACCAGCGGGATGGAACTACACGGTTCGGCTCTACCAGCCGCGCGAGCCCATCCTCGACGGGAGCTATCAGTTCCCCGAGGCCGAGCCGCTCGAGTGA
- a CDS encoding MFS transporter codes for MTPDEPPSNGDTSISEVVQTRVQYWAPAIAASLTTFVLVVNASLMNVAIPTMVAEFDTTVTVIQGAVSLYSLVIAALILPAGTLPSRHSTRRVMAVALIVYAGGTLVASISWNTTILYLGWSLIEGAAAAVLFPLTFTVLTVSYEDDDRAKAFGLLAGVHGVGSTLGPIIGGALTTYASWRWGFSLQIVGVGVILFFVRYVTPKPLSETRSSLDKGGTVLSVVGATSLVTGFLLTGKYGWVVERRPFVVGELQFNPFGTSPAIWFLGIGLLAFAAFVQYERRMERAGTSPLVPLHVLANRPFLAGIITYNIRSIVSAGFMFIFPVYLQAVLGYSAFETGLALLPYSIASILFATVTTSWRKYISPKTLVQLGIVCMGSGLVVLYEQTGPGQTIGTMLVPVAIYGAGVGLIVAQIGNMTMSAVPTADSPEASGVLNVSSSIGFSLGTAVVGSFFLGRFYGSVVDGVLRAEHVTASTEQRNELVLALEDAAETATEATQQQFLNGLTPSQRRLLEGIFEAAMFDAQRATLLLLVLFVLLLLVASTFLPRQIPEADERPDRPDSPRSSTRETSEPAAED; via the coding sequence ATGACCCCGGACGAGCCTCCTTCGAACGGGGATACGTCTATATCCGAGGTAGTACAGACGAGGGTACAGTACTGGGCGCCGGCGATCGCCGCGAGTCTGACGACGTTCGTTCTGGTCGTCAATGCGTCGCTGATGAACGTGGCGATCCCCACGATGGTGGCGGAGTTCGATACTACGGTCACCGTGATCCAGGGGGCCGTTTCGCTCTACTCGCTGGTGATCGCGGCGCTGATTCTGCCAGCCGGTACGCTGCCGTCTCGGCACAGTACGAGGCGTGTAATGGCGGTCGCCCTGATCGTCTACGCCGGCGGGACGCTGGTGGCGTCGATTAGCTGGAACACGACGATCCTCTATCTCGGCTGGTCGCTCATCGAGGGTGCCGCGGCTGCCGTGTTATTTCCCCTGACGTTCACTGTGTTGACGGTCAGCTACGAAGACGACGATCGGGCGAAGGCGTTCGGACTGTTGGCCGGCGTGCACGGAGTCGGATCGACGCTCGGACCGATTATCGGTGGCGCCCTAACTACCTACGCGAGTTGGCGGTGGGGGTTTTCGCTCCAAATCGTCGGTGTGGGTGTTATTCTCTTCTTCGTCCGATACGTGACTCCGAAGCCGCTGTCTGAAACGCGCAGTTCGCTGGACAAAGGCGGGACAGTGCTGTCCGTCGTCGGTGCAACGTCGCTCGTCACCGGATTCCTTCTTACCGGGAAGTACGGGTGGGTAGTCGAACGGCGGCCGTTCGTCGTCGGCGAGCTGCAGTTCAATCCGTTCGGGACGTCGCCGGCGATCTGGTTTCTCGGGATCGGACTGCTCGCGTTCGCCGCGTTCGTTCAGTACGAACGTCGAATGGAACGCGCCGGGACGTCGCCGCTCGTTCCGTTGCACGTACTGGCGAACCGTCCCTTCTTAGCCGGTATCATTACGTACAACATTCGCTCGATAGTCTCGGCCGGCTTCATGTTCATCTTCCCGGTCTATCTCCAGGCGGTACTCGGATACTCCGCCTTCGAAACCGGGCTCGCGTTGTTACCATATTCGATCGCGTCGATCCTCTTTGCGACGGTGACGACCAGTTGGCGGAAGTACATCTCGCCGAAGACGCTCGTCCAACTCGGCATCGTGTGTATGGGCTCCGGACTGGTGGTACTGTACGAGCAGACGGGCCCCGGGCAGACGATCGGCACGATGCTCGTTCCGGTTGCGATTTACGGAGCCGGTGTCGGACTCATCGTGGCTCAGATCGGCAATATGACGATGTCGGCCGTCCCGACCGCGGACTCCCCCGAGGCGTCCGGCGTGCTGAACGTGAGCAGTTCGATCGGATTTTCCCTGGGGACGGCGGTCGTCGGCTCGTTCTTTCTCGGACGGTTCTACGGGAGCGTCGTCGACGGTGTACTGCGAGCGGAACACGTGACCGCTTCGACGGAGCAACGAAACGAGCTAGTGCTCGCTCTCGAGGACGCAGCCGAGACGGCGACCGAAGCTACGCAGCAACAGTTCCTGAACGGACTCACCCCGTCGCAGCGACGGTTGCTCGAGGGGATCTTCGAGGCTGCGATGTTCGACGCGCAACGGGCGACGCTGCTGCTCCTCGTACTGTTCGTGCTGCTCTTGCTCGTCGCATCGACATTCTTGCCGCGCCAGATCCCGGAGGCCGACGAACGACCCGACCGCCCCGACTCACCCCGAAGTTCGACGCGCGAAACGTCCGAACCGGCCGCGGAGGACTGA
- a CDS encoding aminotransferase class V-fold PLP-dependent enzyme, with protein sequence MQPSTPMTPTELRADIPALQEGTYLNFGAHGPSPKYVVDAADEFVRTHEYESPVADDPYETAFRAFDRTRAAVASFVGAEPDEIALTESTTAGINAVATAIDWQPGDVVVRTDLEHPAGTLPWQRLQREGVEVRVVETTGGRIDLERFAEAVADARLACFSAVTWTHGTQLPVAELVEIAHEHDAFALVDAVQVPGQLPMDVRAWGADAVAAAGHKWLLGLWGSGFLYVDRDAAAGLEPRTVGYRSVETPTADPFEYAAGARRFEVGSANPAPHVALREAIDAIGDVGIDRIEDRVRRLAGRLADGVPDGRLLSPSEPESGLVTIDVDDPAATVERLTADGIVVRALPRPNAVRASVHAVNTAGDVDRLLEGLEREW encoded by the coding sequence ATGCAACCGAGTACGCCGATGACCCCGACCGAACTCAGGGCGGATATCCCCGCGCTACAGGAGGGAACCTATCTCAACTTCGGCGCACACGGGCCGAGTCCCAAGTACGTCGTCGACGCCGCCGACGAGTTCGTCCGCACACACGAGTACGAGTCGCCGGTGGCGGACGATCCATACGAGACGGCGTTTCGCGCCTTCGACCGCACTCGAGCGGCGGTCGCGTCGTTCGTCGGCGCCGAGCCGGACGAGATCGCGCTCACCGAGAGCACGACCGCCGGGATCAACGCCGTCGCCACCGCGATCGACTGGCAACCCGGCGACGTCGTCGTCCGGACGGATCTCGAGCATCCGGCCGGCACGCTCCCGTGGCAGCGCCTCCAGCGGGAGGGCGTCGAGGTTCGCGTCGTCGAGACGACGGGCGGCCGGATCGACCTCGAGCGGTTCGCCGAGGCCGTCGCGGACGCCAGGCTCGCCTGTTTCAGCGCGGTGACGTGGACCCACGGGACGCAACTCCCGGTGGCGGAGCTGGTCGAGATCGCCCACGAGCACGACGCGTTCGCGCTCGTCGACGCCGTGCAGGTGCCCGGACAGCTACCGATGGACGTTCGAGCGTGGGGCGCCGATGCGGTCGCCGCTGCCGGCCACAAATGGCTCCTCGGGCTGTGGGGCAGCGGCTTCCTCTACGTCGACCGCGACGCCGCCGCCGGCCTCGAGCCGCGGACGGTCGGCTACCGGAGCGTCGAGACGCCGACGGCGGACCCGTTCGAGTACGCCGCCGGCGCGCGCCGATTCGAAGTCGGGTCGGCGAACCCGGCGCCGCACGTCGCGCTCCGGGAAGCGATCGACGCGATCGGCGACGTCGGGATCGACCGGATCGAGGACCGCGTCCGCCGACTGGCCGGGCGGCTGGCGGACGGCGTTCCCGACGGGCGACTCCTGAGTCCGTCGGAGCCGGAATCCGGACTGGTAACGATCGATGTCGACGACCCGGCGGCGACGGTCGAACGCCTCACCGCCGACGGGATCGTCGTTCGTGCGCTCCCGCGACCGAACGCCGTTCGCGCGTCCGTCCACGCGGTCAATACCGCCGGGGACGTCGATCGACTGCTCGAGGGGCTGGAGCGCGAGTGGTAG
- a CDS encoding DUF7344 domain-containing protein — protein MSSPTRESAGANEPTESDWCRLLGSDRRRMTIDILSGQEPPIELTELASGIAARERGADAVDDETVARVACSLHHVHLPMIDSFGVIEYSPETTRIGSCPTRLDVRIE, from the coding sequence ATGAGTTCCCCTACACGCGAATCCGCCGGCGCGAACGAACCGACCGAGAGCGATTGGTGTCGGCTGCTCGGGAGCGACCGACGCAGAATGACGATCGACATCCTCTCGGGACAGGAGCCGCCCATCGAACTGACCGAACTCGCGTCCGGAATCGCCGCCCGCGAACGCGGCGCGGACGCGGTCGACGACGAGACCGTCGCCCGCGTGGCGTGTTCGCTTCACCACGTTCACCTCCCGATGATCGATTCGTTCGGCGTGATCGAGTACTCGCCGGAAACGACCCGTATCGGGTCGTGTCCGACCCGACTCGACGTTCGAATCGAGTGA
- a CDS encoding bacterio-opsin activator domain-containing protein → MAGQSLTDSLRETLALFDGSGTPRTTAELADDLEIGRRSTYERLERLVERGELETKRVGASARVWWRPRSSAETPDSASDAETRSSRDRSGSIVDGLERFAICLLDPNGRVRTWNAGAERITGSATGDALGEHVSTFYTAADRQATGPEAALETAADAGAVETDRWRVRGDGSTDRAAGIVEAIRDGSGNLDGFAAVLRDAAEQQETTPRETADRLRRQREQLEALNTLNDVVREIIDAITQRSTRGEIERVVCEHLAATESYLFAWIGDVDVTSQTVVGRTEAGVEGYLDGISISVDPDDERSNGPTGRAILEREIQTTQDIRADDRHDPWRSHIEKYGFRSSAAIPIVHEETVYGVLNVYAERPRAFEGRERDVISQLGEVVGHAIAAAERKRALMSDTVVELQFRIRDVFAALDVDTPTTGTITLDHVVSIEDDEYLVYGNVTADAVDGLESLVETLPHWVSVTYRTGGDERGFELRLSEPPVLSTVASLGGSVETAVIEDGDYLMTLHAAPGADVRQVVDTVQEAYHNAKLLKQRQLRIDTPERVRDVLEADLTDRQRAALEATYHAGYYEWPRDASGEDVAESLDIAPPTFNQHLRKAQRKVFDSLLSSPGRPAE, encoded by the coding sequence ATGGCCGGGCAATCCTTGACCGACAGTCTTCGGGAGACCCTCGCTCTCTTCGACGGCTCGGGAACGCCGCGGACGACCGCGGAGCTCGCTGACGACCTCGAGATCGGTCGCCGGAGCACCTACGAGCGCCTCGAGCGACTCGTCGAGCGCGGCGAACTCGAGACCAAACGCGTCGGCGCGAGCGCCCGCGTGTGGTGGCGCCCGCGGTCGTCGGCCGAGACACCCGATTCCGCGTCCGACGCGGAAACCCGGTCGAGTCGGGACCGGTCCGGGTCGATCGTCGATGGGCTCGAGCGGTTCGCGATCTGTCTGCTCGATCCGAACGGCCGCGTCCGCACTTGGAACGCGGGCGCCGAGCGAATCACGGGCTCCGCGACCGGCGACGCGCTGGGCGAACACGTCTCGACGTTCTACACCGCAGCGGACCGGCAGGCGACAGGACCCGAAGCGGCGCTCGAAACCGCCGCGGACGCGGGAGCGGTCGAAACGGACCGGTGGCGCGTTCGAGGGGACGGTTCGACGGACCGGGCAGCTGGCATCGTCGAGGCGATCCGCGACGGCAGTGGCAACCTCGATGGGTTCGCGGCGGTCCTGCGAGACGCGGCCGAGCAGCAGGAGACGACGCCCCGCGAGACGGCGGATCGACTCCGCCGCCAGCGCGAGCAACTCGAGGCGCTCAACACCCTCAACGACGTCGTTCGAGAGATTATCGACGCGATTACCCAACGGTCGACCCGAGGAGAGATCGAGCGGGTCGTCTGCGAGCACCTGGCCGCGACGGAGTCGTACCTCTTCGCCTGGATCGGGGACGTCGACGTCACCTCCCAGACCGTGGTCGGGCGGACGGAAGCCGGCGTCGAGGGCTACCTCGACGGGATCTCGATTTCCGTCGACCCGGACGACGAACGGAGCAACGGTCCGACCGGGAGAGCGATTCTGGAACGCGAGATCCAGACCACGCAGGACATCCGCGCCGACGACAGGCACGACCCCTGGCGAAGCCACATCGAGAAGTACGGCTTCCGATCGTCGGCCGCGATCCCGATCGTCCACGAGGAGACCGTCTACGGCGTGTTGAACGTCTACGCCGAGCGACCCAGAGCGTTCGAGGGTCGCGAGCGAGACGTGATTAGTCAACTCGGCGAGGTTGTCGGGCACGCCATCGCGGCGGCCGAACGCAAGCGAGCGCTGATGAGCGACACCGTCGTCGAGCTCCAGTTTCGAATCCGGGACGTCTTCGCCGCACTCGACGTCGACACGCCGACGACCGGCACCATCACGCTCGATCACGTGGTTTCCATCGAGGACGACGAGTACCTCGTCTACGGGAACGTCACCGCGGACGCGGTCGACGGACTCGAGTCGCTCGTCGAAACGCTCCCACACTGGGTGAGCGTGACGTACCGGACCGGCGGCGACGAGCGGGGATTCGAGCTTCGCCTCTCCGAGCCACCGGTCCTGTCGACGGTCGCGTCGCTCGGTGGCTCCGTCGAGACAGCCGTCATCGAGGACGGCGACTACCTGATGACGCTTCACGCGGCGCCGGGGGCGGACGTCCGACAGGTCGTCGACACCGTGCAAGAAGCGTACCACAATGCGAAGCTGCTGAAGCAACGCCAACTCCGGATCGACACGCCCGAACGGGTCCGCGACGTGCTCGAGGCGGATCTCACCGACCGTCAGCGGGCGGCGCTCGAGGCGACGTACCACGCGGGCTACTACGAGTGGCCGCGGGACGCGTCCGGCGAGGACGTCGCCGAGTCGCTGGACATCGCCCCGCCGACGTTCAACCAGCACCTTCGAAAGGCGCAGCGAAAGGTGTTCGACTCGCTGTTGTCGAGCCCCGGCCGGCCGGCGGAGTAA
- a CDS encoding SRPBCC family protein, with translation MRRHTFTGGASSAPDSSMLIDRYLPEYDVTAIRHAVVEADPETTYAAMLTADLLDTGPIVRALGWLRTLPTATARRFRGTTGASPPERLRFADVPETDEWTLLEAAPGEEFVFGAVGKFWRPAIEWRRVDADAFASFDEPGYAKLAISLSVRPYGEGRTLVSYEARTATTDDRARRRFRRYWRVIGPFAGYLMSRALERIRADAAARASTDSAATGIEGGNRDRPNGAGKRIVAALAFLVAGAYHFAIRPWHRRWGVTVAEARGPLPGDDLLPDATDQVTHAIEIDAPAEAIWPWLVQIGQDRGGFYSYDWIERAVGADIHNVERIVPEYQDLEEGDVVRLAPEDYPVSSPESAPEVARLDPGRALVLRPPGESPAWTWAFVLEPSGEGRTRLFARTRSNPERSSIGPQTTLLRTAIDYCVWEPAHFVMERKMLRGIKRRAERVGRTTADASV, from the coding sequence ATGAGACGCCATACGTTCACCGGCGGCGCATCGTCCGCTCCCGATTCGTCGATGCTGATCGACCGGTACCTGCCCGAGTACGACGTCACGGCGATTCGACACGCGGTCGTCGAGGCCGACCCCGAAACGACCTACGCGGCGATGCTGACCGCCGATCTGCTGGATACCGGGCCGATCGTTCGAGCGCTCGGCTGGTTGCGAACCCTCCCGACGGCAACGGCTCGTCGGTTCCGCGGGACCACCGGCGCGTCGCCGCCCGAGCGGCTGCGGTTCGCCGACGTTCCGGAGACCGACGAGTGGACGCTGCTCGAGGCGGCGCCGGGCGAGGAGTTCGTCTTCGGTGCGGTCGGGAAGTTCTGGCGGCCGGCGATCGAGTGGCGACGGGTCGATGCGGACGCGTTCGCGTCGTTCGACGAACCGGGGTACGCGAAGCTCGCGATTAGCCTGTCCGTCCGGCCGTACGGCGAGGGGCGGACGCTGGTGTCCTACGAGGCGCGCACGGCGACGACCGACGACCGCGCGCGCAGACGGTTCCGACGATACTGGCGAGTCATCGGTCCGTTCGCGGGCTACCTGATGTCGCGTGCGCTCGAGCGCATTCGGGCCGACGCGGCGGCTCGAGCGAGCACGGACTCGGCGGCGACAGGGATCGAAGGCGGAAACCGAGACCGTCCGAACGGAGCCGGCAAACGGATCGTCGCTGCGCTCGCGTTCCTCGTCGCGGGCGCGTACCACTTCGCGATTCGCCCCTGGCATCGTCGGTGGGGCGTGACGGTGGCCGAAGCGCGAGGTCCGCTCCCGGGAGACGATCTCCTCCCGGACGCAACGGATCAGGTCACCCACGCGATCGAGATCGACGCCCCCGCCGAGGCGATCTGGCCGTGGCTCGTCCAGATCGGACAGGATCGCGGCGGCTTCTACAGCTACGACTGGATCGAGCGGGCCGTCGGCGCCGACATTCACAACGTCGAACGGATCGTCCCGGAGTACCAGGACCTCGAGGAGGGCGACGTGGTCAGGTTGGCACCCGAGGACTATCCCGTCTCCTCGCCCGAATCCGCGCCGGAAGTCGCGCGGCTCGATCCCGGACGAGCGCTCGTCCTCAGGCCGCCCGGCGAGTCGCCGGCGTGGACGTGGGCGTTCGTGCTCGAGCCGAGCGGCGAGGGGCGGACGCGGCTGTTCGCCCGCACGCGGTCGAACCCGGAGCGGTCGTCGATCGGACCGCAGACGACGCTCCTCCGTACGGCGATCGACTACTGCGTCTGGGAGCCGGCCCATTTCGTCATGGAGCGGAAGATGCTCCGCGGGATCAAGCGCCGCGCCGAACGGGTCGGACGGACGACGGCGGACGCGAGCGTGTGA
- a CDS encoding DUF7542 family protein, with translation MGEETVVVECRDCEFRESFTNLRRARVALDDHESTGHDVDWQIDRVAAGVERAGADAGICGMPDCENPDTPLLDRQPSDDES, from the coding sequence ATGGGCGAGGAAACCGTCGTCGTCGAGTGTCGCGACTGCGAGTTCCGCGAGTCGTTCACGAACCTCCGGCGGGCGCGCGTTGCGCTCGACGATCACGAGTCAACGGGACACGACGTCGACTGGCAAATCGATCGCGTCGCCGCCGGCGTGGAACGGGCGGGAGCCGACGCCGGTATCTGCGGAATGCCCGACTGCGAGAATCCGGATACCCCGCTTCTCGACCGGCAGCCGTCCGACGACGAGTCGTGA
- a CDS encoding class I SAM-dependent methyltransferase has translation MISRRTSRAVAALLGLVALAILGYALRWRSNPSPCPYSQRYAIDLPRPIITRSRLREVLEPRPGERVLEVGPGTGHYTGTVARAIDPSGTLHAVDVQSEMVEHLRTRTREEGRSNVEAIRGDARSLPYSDDTFDAAYLVLVLGEIPDQQRALDELERVLKPDGRLVVGESLPDPHFVGFERLRRRVERRGLALDARVGTRAGYFARFDADTSERSADPVE, from the coding sequence ATGATCTCTCGCCGAACGTCGCGAGCGGTCGCCGCACTGCTCGGACTCGTCGCGCTCGCCATACTCGGCTACGCGCTCCGGTGGCGATCGAATCCGTCGCCGTGTCCGTACTCCCAGCGCTACGCGATCGACCTTCCGCGGCCGATCATCACTCGTTCGCGGTTGCGCGAGGTTCTCGAGCCCCGTCCCGGCGAACGGGTTCTCGAGGTTGGCCCGGGAACGGGCCACTACACCGGAACGGTCGCGCGGGCGATCGACCCGTCGGGAACGCTACACGCCGTCGACGTCCAATCGGAGATGGTCGAGCACCTCCGGACGCGGACGCGCGAGGAGGGACGGTCCAACGTCGAAGCGATCCGCGGCGACGCACGGTCGCTTCCGTATTCGGACGACACGTTCGACGCCGCGTATCTGGTGCTCGTCCTCGGCGAGATTCCCGATCAGCAGCGAGCGCTCGACGAACTCGAGCGGGTCCTGAAGCCGGACGGCCGACTCGTCGTCGGCGAATCGCTCCCCGACCCTCACTTCGTCGGGTTCGAACGGTTACGCCGCCGCGTCGAACGGCGTGGATTGGCGTTAGATGCGCGCGTCGGGACTCGAGCCGGGTATTTCGCGCGCTTCGACGCGGACACCTCGGAGCGGTCGGCCGATCCCGTCGAATAA